A window of the Flavobacterium sangjuense genome harbors these coding sequences:
- the hemE gene encoding uroporphyrinogen decarboxylase, whose translation MIKNDLFLRALNNETVERPPVWMMRQAGRYLPEFRALRDKYDFFTRCETPELAAEITVQPIRIVKPDAAILFSDILVVPRAMGIHVELKDNLGPIIPNPIRTMEDVNKTFVPDVHETLGYVFDAIKLTKEMLNDEVPLIGFAGSPWTIFCYAVEGKGSKSFDTAKGFCFSNPVAAHTLLQKITDTTILYLKEKVKAGCNAIQIFDSWGGMLSPVDYNEFSWPYINQIVDALAEDTKVIVFGKGCWFALNDMAKSKASALGVDWTCSARNARYLSGGRITLQGNFDPSRLLSPIPTIKKMVHEMINEFGKDNYIVNLGHGILPNIPVDHAKAFIEAVKEYKS comes from the coding sequence ATGATTAAAAACGACCTTTTTTTAAGAGCCTTAAATAACGAAACCGTTGAACGCCCACCAGTTTGGATGATGCGTCAGGCAGGAAGATATTTACCGGAATTCCGTGCGTTGCGCGATAAATATGATTTCTTTACACGTTGTGAAACTCCTGAATTAGCAGCTGAAATCACCGTTCAGCCAATCAGAATTGTAAAACCGGATGCAGCGATTTTGTTTTCGGATATTTTGGTTGTGCCTCGCGCGATGGGAATTCACGTGGAACTAAAAGACAATTTGGGACCAATTATTCCAAACCCAATCCGAACGATGGAAGATGTGAATAAAACCTTTGTTCCGGATGTTCACGAGACTTTGGGTTACGTTTTTGATGCCATAAAATTGACAAAAGAAATGCTAAACGATGAGGTTCCGTTAATTGGTTTCGCAGGTTCACCATGGACAATTTTTTGTTATGCTGTAGAAGGGAAAGGTTCCAAAAGTTTTGACACAGCCAAAGGATTTTGCTTTTCAAATCCGGTAGCGGCTCATACTTTATTGCAAAAAATAACCGACACTACAATTTTATATTTAAAAGAAAAAGTAAAAGCAGGCTGCAACGCTATTCAGATTTTTGATTCGTGGGGCGGAATGTTATCGCCAGTTGATTATAACGAATTTTCATGGCCGTACATCAACCAAATTGTAGATGCATTAGCCGAAGACACCAAGGTTATCGTATTCGGGAAAGGATGCTGGTTTGCCTTAAATGACATGGCAAAATCAAAAGCCTCAGCGCTAGGTGTTGACTGGACATGCTCAGCTAGAAATGCACGTTATTTATCTGGCGGAAGAATCACATTGCAAGGAAATTTTGATCCAAGTCGTTTGCTTTCTCCAATTCCAACCATCAAAAAAATGGTTCACGAAATGATAAACGAATTCGGGAAAGACAATTATATCGTAAACCTTGGTCACGGAATTTTACCAAATATTCCGGTAGATCATGCGAAAGCTTTTATTGAAGCGGTTAAGGAATATAAATCATAA
- the hemF gene encoding oxygen-dependent coproporphyrinogen oxidase, giving the protein MKDKFFSYIQNLQDQICSGLESVDGVAKFREDIWERPEGGGGRTRVIENGEVFEKGGVNISAVHGKLPEAMQKMFNVGEADFFACGLSLVIHPKSPMVPTVHANWRYFEMYDDSGNIINSWFGGGQDLTPYYLFEEDAKHFHQTCKTACDKHNSEFYPKYKKQCDGYFWNAHRNEARGIGGLFFDYCKESEAMKMEDWFNFVSEVGNSFLEAYVPIVERRKDLNYTEAQKTWQEIRRGRYVEFNLVHDKGTLFGLKTNGRIESILMSLPPHVQWVYDHHPEAGSAEEKLIKVLENPIDWI; this is encoded by the coding sequence ATGAAAGATAAGTTTTTTTCATACATACAAAATTTACAGGACCAAATCTGTTCAGGTCTTGAATCCGTTGATGGTGTTGCCAAATTCCGTGAAGATATTTGGGAACGACCAGAAGGCGGTGGAGGAAGAACACGTGTGATTGAGAATGGGGAAGTTTTTGAAAAAGGTGGTGTAAACATTTCTGCTGTTCACGGAAAATTACCCGAAGCAATGCAAAAGATGTTCAACGTTGGCGAAGCCGATTTTTTTGCCTGCGGATTGAGTTTGGTGATTCATCCAAAAAGTCCGATGGTGCCAACCGTTCATGCCAATTGGAGATATTTCGAAATGTATGATGATAGTGGAAATATAATTAACTCATGGTTTGGTGGCGGACAGGATTTAACGCCTTATTATCTGTTTGAAGAAGATGCGAAACATTTTCACCAAACCTGTAAAACGGCCTGTGATAAACATAATTCCGAGTTTTATCCAAAATATAAAAAACAATGTGATGGGTATTTTTGGAACGCACACCGAAATGAAGCACGCGGAATAGGTGGTTTGTTTTTCGATTATTGTAAAGAATCTGAAGCTATGAAAATGGAAGATTGGTTTAACTTTGTTTCAGAAGTTGGCAATAGTTTCCTCGAAGCTTACGTTCCAATTGTAGAAAGAAGAAAAGATTTAAACTATACAGAAGCACAAAAAACCTGGCAGGAAATCCGTCGTGGCCGTTATGTCGAATTCAATTTGGTACACGATAAAGGAACTCTATTTGGATTAAAAACCAACGGTCGAATCGAATCGATTTTGATGAGTTTACCACCACATGTGCAATGGGTTTATGATCATCATCCTGAAGCCGGAAGCGCAGAAGAAAAATTAATTAAAGTATTAGAAAATCCTATAGATTGGATATAA
- a CDS encoding c-type cytochrome: MKKLVFLIALFTFIGCQNKDEKTDTSIDETAIKISGKELFEGEGNCIACHKPDQKIIGPSLQDIAKIYKEKNASIVLFLKEESEPIIDPSQYDIMKTNFAITKSMSDEQLKALEDYIYSFSK, from the coding sequence ATGAAGAAGTTAGTATTTCTTATTGCATTGTTCACATTTATTGGCTGTCAAAATAAAGATGAAAAGACAGATACATCAATTGACGAAACAGCAATTAAAATTTCAGGCAAAGAACTTTTTGAAGGAGAAGGAAATTGTATCGCCTGTCATAAACCCGATCAAAAAATAATCGGACCAAGTTTGCAGGACATTGCAAAAATCTACAAAGAGAAAAATGCAAGCATTGTTCTATTCTTAAAAGAAGAAAGCGAACCAATCATTGACCCAAGTCAGTACGACATTATGAAAACCAATTTCGCCATCACCAAAAGTATGAGCGACGAGCAATTGAAAGCACTCGAAGATTATATTTATAGCTTTTCAAAATAA
- a CDS encoding uroporphyrinogen-III synthase, whose protein sequence is MQNQIRIVSTKKLSDKQKQTLLSADFSVFDEDFIRIQNKDFEIETINDYLIFTSQNAVESVLRNKRLAEIKSRKCFCVGEKTKALLEENDFEVVADSDYAAELASLICNQYAKNSFTFFCGNIRRDFLPDALRLVEITLDEIEVYETILTTHKITFTPSGILFFSPSGVKSYLQENKIENEDCFCIGNTTAEALKYVTPNRIIANQPTVESVIMKTIEYYRQ, encoded by the coding sequence ATGCAAAATCAAATTCGCATAGTATCAACCAAGAAGCTTTCTGATAAACAAAAGCAAACCTTGTTGAGTGCGGATTTTTCAGTTTTTGATGAAGATTTTATTCGTATTCAAAACAAGGATTTTGAGATTGAAACAATAAACGACTATCTGATTTTTACAAGTCAAAATGCAGTCGAAAGTGTTCTTAGAAATAAAAGGTTAGCTGAAATAAAAAGCAGAAAATGTTTTTGTGTTGGTGAAAAGACCAAAGCACTGTTGGAAGAAAATGATTTTGAAGTGGTAGCCGATTCTGATTATGCTGCCGAATTAGCGTCACTTATTTGTAACCAATATGCGAAAAACAGTTTTACCTTTTTTTGTGGAAATATCCGTAGAGACTTTTTGCCAGACGCGTTGCGATTAGTTGAAATTACGTTAGATGAGATTGAAGTTTATGAAACGATTCTAACAACACATAAAATTACTTTCACACCAAGTGGGATACTATTTTTTAGTCCATCCGGAGTTAAAAGTTATTTGCAGGAAAATAAAATTGAAAATGAAGATTGCTTTTGCATTGGCAACACAACAGCTGAAGCATTAAAATATGTAACACCAAACAGAATTATCGCCAATCAGCCAACGGTTGAAAGCGTAATTATGAAGACAATAGAATATTATAGACAATAA
- a CDS encoding 3'-5' exonuclease: MIEKINLNNILFLDIETVPEEENFLSLDDDMKQLWEQKTQYQRCDEFTPEDFYDRAGIWAEFGKIVCISVGYFVNKGDIRNFRVTSFFGEEKKILKDFSNLLENHFNQAQHVLCGHNAKEFDIPFIARRMIINQIAIPNKLNLFGKKPWEIPHLDTLELWKFGDYKHFTSLKLLTKILGIPSPKGDIDGSQVAHVYYVEKDIDRIVIYCEKDVIAVAQIFLRLRREELLIEDEIIHV; the protein is encoded by the coding sequence ATGATAGAAAAGATAAACCTCAATAATATCCTTTTTCTCGATATTGAAACTGTTCCCGAAGAAGAAAACTTTCTTTCTTTGGATGACGATATGAAACAGCTTTGGGAACAAAAAACGCAGTACCAAAGATGCGATGAATTTACTCCGGAAGATTTTTACGACCGCGCCGGAATTTGGGCTGAGTTTGGAAAAATTGTCTGTATTTCGGTTGGGTATTTTGTCAATAAAGGAGACATTCGAAATTTTAGGGTTACCTCTTTTTTTGGTGAAGAGAAAAAGATTTTAAAGGATTTTTCTAATTTACTAGAGAATCACTTTAACCAGGCGCAGCATGTTTTGTGTGGCCATAACGCCAAAGAATTTGACATTCCGTTTATTGCCCGACGAATGATAATTAACCAAATTGCTATTCCGAACAAACTGAATTTATTTGGTAAAAAGCCATGGGAAATTCCACATTTGGACACATTGGAGTTGTGGAAATTTGGCGACTATAAACATTTCACATCCTTAAAACTATTGACTAAAATTCTCGGAATTCCATCTCCAAAAGGCGATATCGACGGGAGTCAGGTTGCACACGTTTATTATGTCGAAAAAGACATTGACCGAATTGTAATCTATTGCGAGAAAGATGTAATTGCTGTGGCACAAATCTTTCTTCGACTGCGAAGAGAAGAGTTATTGATAGAAGACGAAATTATTCATGTATAA
- the hemB gene encoding porphobilinogen synthase, translating into MFPLQRGRRLRVNESIRSLVRETSLSPADFMFPMFITEGENYQSEIPSMPGIFRRSIDLTVKEVKEIYALGIRAVNIYVKVDESLKDNTGKEAWNPNGLMQQAIKAIKTACPEMIVMPDVALDPYSIYGHDGIIENGDIANDATNEALVKMAVSHAQAGADFVAPSDMMDGRVLRLRQGLDAAGFPNVGIMSYSAKYASAFYGPFRDALDSAPREADVEVPKDKKTYQMDYANRIEAVKEALMDVEEGADMVMVKPGIAYLDIVREVKNAVNVPVTVFHVSGEYAMIKAASERGWLDHDKIMMEQLMCIKRAGASLISTYFAKEAAILLKK; encoded by the coding sequence ATGTTCCCACTACAAAGAGGCAGAAGATTACGCGTTAACGAAAGCATTCGTTCCTTAGTGCGTGAAACCAGTTTAAGTCCGGCTGATTTTATGTTCCCAATGTTCATCACAGAAGGTGAAAATTATCAGTCTGAAATTCCATCGATGCCAGGTATTTTCCGTCGTTCGATTGATTTGACAGTTAAAGAAGTAAAGGAAATATATGCTCTCGGAATTCGCGCTGTAAACATCTATGTGAAAGTTGACGAAAGCCTGAAAGACAACACGGGAAAAGAAGCATGGAATCCAAACGGATTGATGCAGCAAGCTATTAAAGCTATCAAAACAGCTTGTCCGGAAATGATTGTAATGCCTGATGTAGCTTTAGATCCATATTCTATTTACGGTCACGATGGCATCATTGAAAACGGAGATATTGCAAACGATGCAACGAACGAAGCTTTGGTAAAAATGGCAGTTTCTCATGCCCAGGCCGGAGCCGATTTTGTAGCGCCAAGCGATATGATGGACGGAAGAGTTTTACGATTACGCCAAGGATTAGATGCAGCCGGATTTCCAAATGTTGGCATTATGAGTTATTCGGCCAAATATGCTTCTGCGTTTTACGGTCCGTTTCGAGATGCTTTGGATAGTGCGCCAAGAGAAGCCGATGTCGAAGTGCCAAAAGATAAAAAAACTTATCAAATGGATTATGCTAACAGAATTGAAGCAGTAAAAGAAGCTTTGATGGATGTTGAAGAAGGCGCTGATATGGTAATGGTAAAACCAGGAATTGCGTATTTAGATATTGTTCGCGAAGTCAAAAATGCAGTCAATGTTCCGGTAACGGTTTTCCACGTTTCGGGAGAATATGCTATGATTAAGGCAGCTTCCGAAAGAGGTTGGCTTGACCATGACAAAATCATGATGGAGCAATTAATGTGCATCAAAAGAGCAGGAGCAAGTTTGATTTCGACTTATTTTGCTAAAGAGGCAGCTATTTTATTAAAGAAATAG
- a CDS encoding methylated-DNA--[protein]-cysteine S-methyltransferase, giving the protein METAFIESPLGITKIVGDENGISEISVLSEGAITTKIPKNLKECVSQLHEYFNGQRNHFDFKLNPQGTDFQQKVWQELLNIPFGKTMSYLDLSKKLGDVKAIRAVASANGRNPLWIVVPCHRVIGTDGSLTGYAGGLWRKKWLLEHESPSKQQSLF; this is encoded by the coding sequence ATGGAAACAGCCTTCATAGAATCGCCACTTGGAATCACCAAAATCGTTGGAGACGAAAATGGCATTTCTGAAATTTCTGTTTTAAGTGAAGGTGCGATTACTACTAAAATTCCAAAGAATCTTAAGGAATGCGTTTCCCAACTTCACGAATATTTTAATGGCCAGCGAAACCATTTTGATTTCAAACTAAATCCACAAGGAACCGATTTTCAGCAAAAAGTCTGGCAGGAATTATTGAATATTCCTTTTGGAAAAACCATGTCTTATCTCGATTTGTCTAAAAAGCTGGGCGATGTAAAAGCGATTCGCGCTGTGGCTTCCGCCAATGGTAGAAATCCACTTTGGATTGTCGTTCCATGTCACCGCGTAATTGGAACTGACGGTTCGTTAACCGGTTATGCCGGCGGTTTGTGGCGCAAAAAATGGTTGTTAGAACACGAAAGTCCGTCAAAGCAGCAATCACTTTTTTAA
- the hemC gene encoding hydroxymethylbilane synthase, with amino-acid sequence MKEKTIRIGTRDSELALWQAHTVQKQLQDLGYKTEIVAVKSDGDIILDKPLYELGITGIFTKTLDIAMINGQVDIAVHSMKDVPTALPKGIVQAAVLERANVLDILVHKGDLSFLENNGTIATGSLRRQAQWWNKYPNHTVVDLRGNVNTRMQKLKDNDWNGAVFAAAGLERINLKPDSFTNLDWMIPASAQGAMVIVAMENDGFTIDAVSQLNDIETEICTYIERQFLRTLEGGCTAPIGALAKYNEHDDTIDFKGVLLSIDGKQKLEIEKAVDISEWKKLGFNSAQEILENGGAELMKKIKNELKK; translated from the coding sequence GTGAAAGAAAAAACAATACGAATAGGAACGCGCGATAGCGAACTAGCACTTTGGCAAGCCCACACGGTTCAAAAACAACTTCAAGATTTAGGCTATAAAACAGAAATTGTCGCGGTTAAATCAGATGGTGATATCATTCTTGACAAACCACTTTACGAACTCGGAATCACCGGAATTTTTACCAAAACCTTAGACATTGCCATGATAAATGGGCAAGTCGATATTGCAGTGCATTCGATGAAAGATGTGCCAACAGCTTTACCAAAAGGAATCGTGCAGGCAGCAGTTTTAGAACGTGCGAATGTGTTGGACATTTTGGTACATAAAGGTGATTTAAGCTTTCTTGAAAATAACGGAACAATCGCAACCGGAAGTTTACGTCGTCAGGCACAATGGTGGAATAAATACCCAAATCATACCGTTGTCGATTTACGCGGAAACGTGAATACCAGAATGCAAAAACTGAAAGATAACGATTGGAACGGAGCAGTATTTGCCGCAGCAGGTTTGGAACGAATTAATCTAAAACCGGATAGTTTTACCAATTTAGATTGGATGATTCCGGCATCGGCACAAGGAGCAATGGTTATCGTCGCGATGGAAAATGATGGGTTTACTATTGATGCTGTTTCACAACTCAATGATATCGAAACCGAAATTTGCACGTATATCGAAAGGCAATTTTTGCGAACTCTCGAGGGCGGTTGTACAGCGCCAATTGGAGCTTTAGCAAAGTATAACGAACATGACGATACTATAGATTTCAAAGGGGTTTTGTTATCTATTGACGGGAAGCAAAAACTGGAAATTGAAAAGGCGGTCGACATTTCGGAGTGGAAAAAATTAGGATTTAATTCGGCTCAGGAAATTTTAGAAAATGGAGGAGCAGAACTGATGAAGAAAATCAAAAACGAATTGAAAAAGTAA
- a CDS encoding S8 family serine peptidase, producing the protein MKKNYFLLLTIIFISCTVFGQSQADVKKIIANYDLAKLKKTEDFYRKKEQADKRKAIAVALTKNWPVIIKDADGNFSELMRLTADGFPLYYSTQNVNAARTTRANHLNTGGSLGLTLNGQGMVARVWDGGNVRASHTAFGGRVAVIDNPSSTTTAAHGTHVCGTMVAAASPAAVKGMAYQANARTFDWNSDDSEAISEAQLGMLISNHSYGVPITSDGTTLPSWFIGAYTSEAYVWDELAYNAPYFLPVMSAGNDGQNENNPDPILFEYDKLTSNKTAKNNLVVASCGDVSPQSNGTVDPSTVIISSFSSQGPTDDLRVKPDITGNGANVTSTSNGSNTATAPMSGTSMASPNVAGTLVLVQQHYKNVNNSFMLAATLKGLACHTADDAGNVGPDANFGWGLLNAKKAAETITSNGLTSWISEENLTTGQVFTMNVNSNGTTPLIASITWTDLPGQVNNGSLPANDPTPALVNDLDIRITRNTTTYYPWKLNSDPSLPAIRTGDNAVDNVEQVKIDAPTAGEYTITVTSKGALVTGSQKYSLVITGISSAFAINSTSDNLTVCASQNAVYTFNYSQSGSGTTTFSAVDLPSGASASFSPATLTANGTVTMTISGLTNITPDEYFVGIRGTNATETETRYKSLRVFNETFQPITLQSPTNTQNGLSTTTNLTWNSQTNAQIYRVQVSTSPNFTTLLTDDFVTDNEYHLSGLSQASRYYWRVIPSNDCGSGVSANATVYSFDTGILSCDQTFTATDFSNNFIDSRPNSEATVPLTITGGYTIGDINVNMVITHTWIGDITVTLEGPASIGSPVFTLLDIPCGDNQDINCTMDDDGEVPACSGIPAVSGNIKPVSPLNALNTLPADGVWVLRVLDHNNEDGGTIDSFSINLCRVQVALGVATNPILNSSVYPNPTKGLVNVSIPELTDKATINLYDLQGRQILSKETNQVNTSFGIENLQDGIYLVNIQNDLGSITKKIVLRRN; encoded by the coding sequence ATGAAAAAGAATTACTTCTTATTGCTAACAATTATTTTTATTTCGTGTACAGTTTTTGGGCAATCACAGGCTGATGTCAAAAAAATTATTGCAAACTATGATTTGGCAAAACTGAAAAAAACCGAAGACTTTTATAGAAAAAAAGAACAGGCTGATAAAAGAAAAGCAATTGCCGTTGCTTTAACTAAAAATTGGCCGGTTATTATCAAAGATGCAGATGGTAATTTTTCTGAATTAATGAGACTTACTGCAGATGGTTTCCCTCTTTATTATTCTACACAAAATGTAAATGCAGCAAGAACTACCAGAGCAAATCACTTAAATACAGGCGGTTCTTTAGGCTTAACTTTAAACGGCCAGGGAATGGTTGCCAGAGTATGGGACGGTGGAAATGTTAGAGCTAGCCATACTGCTTTTGGCGGAAGGGTTGCCGTAATTGACAATCCGTCAAGCACGACAACTGCCGCGCATGGAACGCACGTTTGCGGAACTATGGTTGCCGCTGCTAGTCCAGCTGCTGTAAAAGGTATGGCGTATCAAGCGAATGCCAGAACATTCGACTGGAATTCGGACGATTCAGAAGCTATATCAGAAGCGCAACTTGGAATGCTTATCTCCAATCACTCTTATGGTGTTCCTATTACAAGTGATGGAACAACTCTGCCTTCGTGGTTCATAGGCGCATATACATCTGAAGCTTATGTTTGGGATGAACTTGCTTATAATGCTCCTTATTTCCTGCCTGTAATGTCGGCCGGAAATGATGGTCAAAATGAAAATAATCCAGATCCAATTTTATTTGAATATGATAAACTAACTTCTAATAAAACAGCAAAAAACAATTTAGTTGTAGCCAGTTGCGGAGATGTTTCTCCACAAAGCAATGGAACAGTTGATCCATCGACCGTAATCATCAGTTCATTTAGCAGCCAAGGTCCAACAGATGATTTAAGAGTAAAACCGGATATTACAGGAAATGGGGCAAATGTGACCTCAACATCAAACGGAAGTAATACTGCTACAGCACCTATGTCGGGTACATCAATGGCTTCGCCAAATGTTGCCGGAACTTTAGTTTTAGTACAACAGCATTATAAAAATGTAAACAATAGCTTTATGCTTGCTGCCACACTAAAAGGTTTAGCTTGTCATACGGCTGATGATGCAGGAAATGTAGGCCCTGACGCTAATTTTGGATGGGGATTATTAAATGCTAAAAAGGCAGCAGAAACTATTACTTCTAACGGATTAACTTCCTGGATTTCGGAAGAGAATTTAACCACGGGTCAGGTTTTTACAATGAATGTAAATTCAAATGGAACTACTCCTTTAATAGCTTCCATTACCTGGACAGATTTGCCTGGTCAGGTAAATAATGGCTCTTTACCTGCAAATGATCCAACTCCAGCCTTAGTAAATGATTTAGATATTAGAATTACAAGAAACACCACAACTTATTACCCTTGGAAATTAAATTCTGATCCAAGCTTACCGGCAATAAGAACAGGTGATAATGCGGTTGATAATGTTGAGCAGGTAAAAATTGACGCTCCAACCGCGGGAGAATATACCATTACTGTTACTTCTAAAGGAGCCTTAGTGACCGGAAGTCAAAAATATTCACTGGTTATTACCGGTATAAGCTCCGCTTTTGCAATCAATTCAACTTCAGATAACTTAACGGTTTGTGCTAGTCAAAATGCCGTATATACTTTTAATTATTCTCAATCAGGTTCGGGTACAACAACATTTTCAGCAGTTGATTTGCCAAGTGGGGCTTCCGCTTCCTTTTCTCCGGCAACTTTAACCGCTAATGGAACAGTCACTATGACAATTTCTGGTCTAACAAATATTACTCCTGATGAGTATTTTGTTGGTATCAGAGGAACAAACGCTACTGAAACTGAAACCAGATATAAGTCGTTACGTGTTTTCAATGAAACTTTCCAACCAATAACTTTGCAAAGTCCAACAAATACTCAAAACGGATTGTCAACTACTACTAATTTAACGTGGAATAGTCAAACCAATGCCCAAATTTATAGAGTACAAGTTTCAACATCACCAAACTTTACAACTTTATTAACTGACGATTTTGTAACTGATAATGAATACCATCTTTCCGGACTAAGTCAGGCATCAAGATATTATTGGAGAGTAATTCCTTCTAATGATTGTGGCTCAGGTGTATCAGCTAATGCGACTGTTTATTCATTTGACACCGGAATATTATCTTGCGACCAAACTTTCACTGCAACTGATTTTTCAAATAATTTTATTGATTCCAGACCAAACTCAGAAGCCACTGTTCCATTAACAATTACTGGTGGATATACCATTGGAGATATTAATGTAAATATGGTCATTACACATACATGGATTGGCGATATAACGGTAACCCTTGAAGGTCCGGCTTCCATTGGAAGTCCAGTTTTTACTTTATTGGACATTCCTTGTGGTGATAATCAAGACATCAATTGTACGATGGATGATGATGGTGAGGTTCCTGCTTGTAGCGGAATTCCGGCTGTGTCGGGAAATATTAAGCCTGTTAGTCCTTTAAATGCTTTGAACACTTTGCCGGCTGATGGTGTATGGGTTTTAAGAGTTTTAGATCACAATAATGAAGATGGCGGAACTATTGATAGCTTCAGTATTAACTTATGCCGCGTTCAAGTTGCGTTAGGTGTCGCTACGAATCCTATTTTAAATAGTAGTGTTTATCCAAACCCAACTAAAGGTCTTGTTAATGTTTCGATTCCTGAATTGACAGATAAAGCAACTATAAATTTATACGACTTACAAGGAAGACAAATTCTTTCAAAAGAAACCAATCAAGTGAATACTTCATTTGGAATTGAAAATCTTCAGGACGGAATTTATTTGGTTAATATCCAAAATGATTTAGGCTCAATCACTAAAAAGATAGTCTTGAGAAGAAACTAA
- a CDS encoding nucleoside recognition domain-containing protein yields the protein MVLSRFWLAIFVSSIAFVIFSLCIGSSYTIDNVLNGKKDDPILISEKYLEQLPKFIMDSIKKAPEQTMIINRDTLNADTTYVYKAKTVKIYSGIQKSDGLLPTCKNTLLDIILPLIAYLAFFCGLMQLLIISGASEKLAKALSPVFVKVFPTVPRNHPSISYMTLNFAANFLGLDSAATPFGLKAMESLQEINPEKDKASDAQIMFMCLHASGLTLIATSIIGYRAAANATNPADVMLPCIITSFIGTIAAFLIVGIKQKINFKSASLIVVLMGLIAGIVGLLMYVNQLDLIGKNYFTSNLSALILVVIIAFTLIFSFVKEKKFVEAKTTVFEAFVSGANNGIKTGVTIFPYVLGMLVAISLFRNSGLFEIISNWIAFGFSSMGVSKGITDALPVAILRPFSSAGSRGFLIDSMNTFGADSLTGRLSSIFQCSAESTFYVIAVYFGSINVKNTRYTLGTMLLVDLICVITAIFVASWFF from the coding sequence ATGGTTTTAAGTAGATTTTGGCTGGCTATTTTTGTTTCGTCCATAGCTTTTGTAATATTCAGTTTGTGCATCGGAAGCAGCTATACTATTGATAATGTTCTCAATGGGAAAAAAGATGATCCGATTTTAATTTCCGAAAAGTATTTGGAACAGCTGCCAAAATTTATCATGGACAGCATCAAAAAAGCGCCTGAACAAACCATGATTATCAACAGAGATACACTGAATGCAGATACTACTTATGTTTATAAAGCAAAGACTGTTAAAATTTATTCAGGCATTCAAAAATCGGATGGATTATTGCCAACGTGTAAAAACACTTTACTTGATATAATTCTTCCTCTTATTGCGTATTTGGCTTTTTTCTGTGGATTGATGCAACTCTTAATCATTTCCGGAGCCTCAGAAAAATTAGCTAAAGCATTGAGTCCGGTTTTTGTAAAAGTTTTTCCAACGGTTCCAAGAAACCATCCGTCTATATCCTACATGACCTTAAATTTCGCAGCAAATTTCCTTGGATTAGATTCCGCTGCTACACCATTTGGATTAAAAGCCATGGAAAGTTTACAAGAAATAAATCCAGAAAAAGACAAAGCAAGTGATGCACAAATTATGTTTATGTGTTTGCATGCTTCGGGACTTACCTTAATAGCAACTTCAATTATTGGCTACAGGGCTGCGGCCAATGCAACTAACCCTGCGGATGTAATGCTGCCGTGTATTATTACCTCTTTTATCGGTACGATTGCTGCGTTTCTTATTGTTGGAATCAAGCAAAAAATTAATTTCAAAAGCGCTTCTTTAATTGTGGTCTTGATGGGATTAATTGCTGGTATAGTTGGTTTGTTAATGTACGTTAACCAATTGGATTTAATCGGAAAAAATTATTTTACCTCTAATCTTTCGGCTTTGATATTAGTGGTGATTATTGCTTTTACGTTGATATTTTCCTTTGTTAAAGAGAAGAAATTTGTTGAAGCTAAAACTACTGTTTTTGAGGCTTTTGTTTCCGGAGCAAATAATGGCATTAAAACGGGAGTTACTATTTTTCCTTATGTATTGGGAATGTTAGTTGCCATATCTTTATTTAGAAATAGCGGTTTATTTGAAATTATTAGTAATTGGATAGCGTTTGGTTTTTCTAGTATGGGAGTAAGTAAGGGAATTACGGATGCGTTACCCGTTGCCATACTTCGTCCTTTTAGTTCCGCAGGATCAAGAGGCTTTTTGATTGATTCGATGAATACATTTGGAGCCGATTCCTTAACGGGAAGATTAAGCAGTATTTTTCAATGTAGTGCCGAAAGCACTTTTTATGTGATTGCAGTTTACTTTGGAAGTATCAATGTGAAGAATACACGCTACACGCTTGGAACGATGCTTTTGGTAGATTTGATTTGTGTGATTACAGCAATTTTCGTAGCGAGCTGGTTTTTTTAA